A stretch of Electrophorus electricus isolate fEleEle1 chromosome 3, fEleEle1.pri, whole genome shotgun sequence DNA encodes these proteins:
- the LOC113574239 gene encoding odorant receptor 131-2-like: protein MAAVTKNVIVMALYFSINYINGSLVHTFFRHEIFSENPRYVLFIHMVINDMIQLTIAMVMHVTSYIFYTINVSLCCFLLMIAVFTTLNMPLNLASMAVERYIAICNPLRHVQICTVRRTYIIIGLIWLMGAIPILPDLFYLLATQPMQFFNSRIICGRDTLFYDPYLIEKKNISHMVYLSFVWLILVYTYFRVTFAARAAGSDARKARNTILLHGVQLLLCIFTYIGPLLEGLLVLRFPAFALDLKFMNYIFVHILPRFISPIVYGLRDQMFHKYLKRHLLCNVQKGGIQGKIQPF, encoded by the coding sequence ATGGCAGCTGTTACCAAAAATGTGATAGTCATGGCTTTGTACTTCTCCATCAACTACATCAATGGCTCCCTTGTTCACACCTTTTTTAGGCATGAGATTTTTAGTGAGAATCCTCGTTACGTCCTCTTCATACACATGGTTATAAATGACATGATCCAACTAACTATAGCAATGGTGATGCACGTCACCTCCTACATCTTCTACACAATCAATGTCTCTTTGTGCTGCTTCCTTCTAATGATTGCGGTGTTCACCACACTCAACATGCCGCTCAATCTGGCCAGCATGGCTGTGGAACGCTACATTGCAATCTGCAACCCGCTACGCCACGTGCAGATCTGTACAGTGCGCAGGACCTACATCATAATTGGCCTGATCTGGTTGATGGGCGCTATCCCAATCCTCCCCGACCTGTTCTATCTCCTCGCCACCCAGCCCATGCAGTTCTTCAACTCTCGCATCATATGCGGTCGAGACACTCTGTTCTATGACCCATACTTGATAGAGAAGAAGAACATCTCGCACATGGTCTATCTGTCCTTCGTGTGGCTCATTCTGGTCTACACCTACTTCAGGGTCACGTTTGCAGCCAGGGCCGCTGGCTCAGATGCCAGAAAGGCTCGCAACACGATCCTACTGCACGGCGTGCAGCTACTGCTGTGCATATTTACCTACATTGGCCCACTCCTCGAGGGCTTGCTCGTCTTGCGCTTTCCCGCGTTTGCACTGGACCTAAAATTCATGAACTATATCTTTGTTCACATCCTACCGAGGTTCATAAGTCCTATTGTGTATGGCTTGAGGGATCAGATGTTCCATAAGTATCTGAAAAGGCATTTGTTGTGTAATGTGCAGAAAGGAGGGATTCAAGGAAAAATACAGCCCTTCTAA